Genomic DNA from Paenibacillus sp. MBLB1832:
TTAGCAAAATTAAAGACAGCATGACAGATGGTATTAAAAAGTCAATCGAGACGAAAGGTACGGACCGTAAGCGTCCTGATGGAGGTCAAGGCCGTCCAGGACGTCAGGCTCCAGGCTCCCAGGCTACAACGCCAGCGCCAGCGCCAACTGCAACGAATTAATCGTGTCTAGCACATCACCGTCAGGTACTTACCTGGCGGTGTTTTCGCATGCAGAGATACCTTATCCAAATTTGTCCATATTTTCAGCGAACACTCAGCTTCCGTTCAACTGACTTTCAGCCCATACTCAGACAGGTTTCAGTCGTTACTTGTAGACTTGGTTTTGTGAAGATGGCTGAGCCTAGACAACGAATGGCTAGGATACCGAGAGAGGGGTATGACGGATGAATTTAGGCAGGAAGAAGAAATGGCTCATTGTAGCCTTAGCTGCCATCCTTTGTGGGGCGGGTACATACTACAATGTACATAATAATGCGAAGCCAGCTGTGTCTGCAGCAGAGCAAACGACGATGAAAGTGACCAAAGGAGCGATATCGGCGTCGGTTTCGGGCACCTCTCAATTAGATGCTAAGGATAAGCAAAACATTGTGATTCCGACAGAAGGGATCATCAAGACGATGAACCTGACGCAGAATCAAGCGGTAAAAAAGGGAGACGTGCTCGTCGAGCTATCCGTGCCGTCACTCGAAACGAATTTACGAGAAGCGCAAGTGAGCTTGAATCAGCTGCAGAGCGATCTCGCTGAACTTCAAGCAGAGCAAGGGAATATGAGCGTATCAGCGCCGATGTCCGGCAAAATTTCGTTGAACGCGAACTTTGACGTCGGCAGTCAAGTGAATAAAACGACGAAGATCGGTACGATTTCGGATACAACGCAATTTAAAGTGAAGCTGCCGTTCTCGCTGCAAGAGGCTGTTCAGTTGAAAAAAGGCGCTCCTGTGGAGCTTAGCGTGGAGGGCTATCTGCTCTCCAAAGTTGGAGCTGTGGATACGATCGGTCACGAAATTCAGGCGGATGCGAACGGGAACAAGGTGGTCCTGGTCGATGTGCTTGTGGATAATGACGGTACACTTTCAGCAGGTTTGAAGGTGAAAGGCAGCATTGGCAGCGGCAACACGAAGGTGGAGTCCTCCGATCAGGCCGCGCTGGCGTACGTGCGAACGGCGTCGATTTTCTCCGAAGCTAGCGGAACGGTCAAAACGCTGAAGTTCAAAGACGGCGATACGATTAAGCAGGGTGAGCAGCTTTTGACGCTGTTTAACGATGACATGCAAAAAAATATCGTAGCAAAACAATCGGCCATTGAAAGCCAAAAAATCCGTGTCAGCGATGCCCAGCAAAAGGTCGATCAGTTGACGATCAAAGCCCCGTTTGATGGCGTGTTCTCAGCGGATTTTGCCAATAGTAAAAATAACGTGCTGCGCAACTACCCTGTAGGCGCCCAAATCAATGCCAATACAACGTTAGGTGCTGTAGCCAGCTTAAGTACGATGCAGCTCGCGATTGCAGTGGATGAGCTCGATCTTACAAGTGTGAAAGTAGGGCAAAAGGTTAACGTGAAGGTCGATGCGATTGCTCGCAAAACCTTCACCGGTCAGGTGACCTCCGTATCCAATGTGGGGACAACGACAAATGGCGTTACGACCTATGATGCGGTTGTAGCGATTCCGAATACAGATCAGAATGATTTGAAATATGCCATGACGGCCACGGCCGAAATCCTCATACAAGATAAGAAGGATATTCTCGTTCTTCCGATTCAAGTGGTGACCACAACAAGAGGGAAGTCGACAGTTACGGTGAAGAAAGCCGATGGTACAACGGAAGAGCGCGAAGTGCAGGTTGGTATTCGCAGTAAAACACAAGTCGAAGTGGTTAGTGGTTTGACCGAAGGCGAAGAAGTGGTGATGCCAGTTCGCAGAGCGACGACAACGAATCAACAACAGCAAGGCTTCCCAGGCGGGGCTTTCCCAGGTGGGGCAGGCGGGTTCCAGGGAGGTGGCGGATTCCAAGGTGGAGGAACTGGCGGTGGCTTCCCAGGTGGCGGTAATGCTGGCGGCGGGGGAGCGCGTCAATAAGATGCACGGCCTCGCTCGGAAAGGAGCTAATGGAATGAATATCATTGAGCTGAATGACATTACGAAGAGCTATACCCGTGGTGCAGAGGAATTACAAATTTTGCGCGGGATAACGCTGCATATTGAAGAAGGCGATTTTGTTGCCATTATCGGACCCAGCGGATCAGGGAAATCGACGTTAATGAATACCATCGGGCTGCTCGACAGCCCGACGACCGGTACGTACACGCTGGATGGCGTAGCCACCGAGAAGATGTCCGACAACGGACTTGCTCAGCTGCGCAATCGGAAGATCGGTTTTATTTTTCAACAGTTTAACTTGCTGCCAAAATTGACCGCGATGGAGAATGTGGAATTGCCGATGATTTATGCGGGCATCCCTGCTAAGCAGCGGAAAGAGCAAGCGAAGCGCATGCTTGAGAAGTTAGGTATGGGTGAGCGCGGACATCACAAGCCGAGTGAGCTATCAGGCGGACAGCAGCAGCGGGTCGCGATTGCGCGTGCACTTGCGATTTCGCCGTCGCTAATTCTTGCGGATGAGCCAACTGGGGCGCTGGATTCCAAGACAGGCATCGAGGTGCTTGAACTGATCAAAGAGCTGAATCAGCAAGGCAATACGATTGTACTGATAACCCATGATCATCATATTGCCGATAACGCCAAGCGTGTCGTGGCGCTTCGGGATGGCGAAATCATCAGCGATATCCGCAATAATGCCTGGTCAGTCGCAGTACCGAAGCTAGAGGAGGCGCATTTATGAGAATTTGGGAACTTTTCCAAATGGCCATTAGCACGGTGCGCTCCAATCCGTTACGGACGATTTTGACCATGTTAGGTGTCATTATTGGGGTTAGTTCGGTAATCACGCTCGTCTCGATTGGCCAAGGAACCTCGAAAGCCATTGAGAAGCAGTATGAAGGACTCGGAACGAACCTCCTAACGGTCAACCTTTTGGGGAACGGACGCGCCACGCAGTTGAATTACGATGAGCTTATGACCCTGGAGGGCACAGGGGGTATCTCTTCGATTGCACCCACGATGACGCAGGGCAGCACCAGCATTAAATATGACCGCACGACCGAAAGCTACAATGTGATTGGAACGAACGACCGGTATCTCGACTTGCAAAAGGGGAGAATCGCCAAAGGTCGATTCCTAGCCCAAGCGGACTTGGATTTCCGTAATCACGTTGCCGTGATCGGTAGTGAGGTGGCGACGAAGTTTTTTGGCAAGGATGATCCGATCGACCAGGAGATTAACGTGAAGGGCTATATGTACACCATCATTGGTGTGCTTCAAACGAAAGGCTCCAATACGGCTGGCACCTCCTTGGACAGCTCTGTGTTCGTCCCGTTACCGACGATGAGCAGGGATTTCAAGCTGGGCAACATCCGTACGGCTTACGTGGAAGCCTCCTCCGGCGACATGGTTTCGCGGGCACAGATCGTCATGGAAGCTTATTTATTTCAAAAGTTTAAAAGCACGACAGGCTACACGATTCTGAATTCATCCGAGCTGATCAGCGCCAGACAGACAGCTTCTAGCACGTTGACGAATCAATTGGTCGCTGTTGCAGCGATTTCCTTGCTCGTAGGCGGGATCGGGATCATGAACATCATGCTCGTGACCGTGAGTGAGCGAACGAGAGAGATCGGGATACGGAAGTCGATTGGGGCGAAACGCAGAAATATTTTGCTGCAATTCTTGGTTGAAGCGACGCTGATCAGCGGGATGGGCGGCTTGATTGGGCTCCTTGTTGGGATCGCCTTATCGCTGGCCTGGCCGTATATTAACCCCAGTCAACAGACGAGCCTTTCACTCAATATTGGGCTCTATGCATTCTTGTTCTCAGCACTTGTCGGCGTTATTTTTGGAATATATCCAGCGAACAAAGCATCAAAATTAAAACCGATCGACGCCCTGCGTTTCGATTAGGCTACAGGAGGTTTGAACCATGATTCGTAAACTATCATCGATCTCACTTAAGAAGACCAGTCTGGCAATCCTGCTGACAGGAAGTTTCGCAGCGGCCTCATGGGCAGCCCCTCTGCCTGCCGCGCATGCAGCGAATGAGGGCGTTTTTATCTCCAAAGATTCGTATTTTATGCTGAATAAAGCAGCACTTTCGTCCTCATCCTTACAATTTTCCGTCCTCTTTCATAATGGAGAAAGTCAGTCTTTGGATTTTAACAAGTATGGCGTGCGTGTCACGGATGGTTCTGGACATAGCTACACAGCAAATCTGAGTGAGAAAAAGAGCGGCATCGTTGGCGGCGGGGAGGAGCAAAGCTTCCGCTTCTATGCGAACTTGCCTGCTGGAGAGACGGCGGAGGGGTTGAAAGTTGACGTTTTCCGTTGGGATTATAACAAATCGGATTTCATGAATCATCTCGGTGAGCTGCCGGTTTCCTCTGTCATTCAAGCGGAGGGGCTGGAAGCGCCAGAAGAAATCATCAGCTTGCGCACGTTAGACAGCACACTGCCGACGGATGCGGCCTTGGCTTTCCAATTAGGGCAGAGCGTGCGCGTAACAGAGAATGGCAAGTGGTACATGTACACGCAAGTAGCCGCAAAGAACTTAGGCTCAAGCAGCTTAAAGGTTCCAGCTGGACTGCTGATTAGACTCGTGGATGCGAACGGGCTAAAATACACATCAACAATTGCGAGCGGGTCGGATACGGCGATTTTGCCGAATCAGTCCGATACCATCACGTTGAAAACACTTATTTCCAAAACCATGCCAACGGGCGGACTGTCCTTGGAATACTATTACTCGAATAAAAGCGAGGATGTTTCGTTAGGTACACTCAGCATGAACGCGTCTTTGGGCGTGGCGGCGTTGGGTGCGAAGGTAACCTATGCTGGACAGCAAGACGGTGAGAAGGTGACAGCGAAGGCATCGTCCTCCACCTATTCCGTGCAAGCAGACGGCGTCCACGTTCAAACCGTAGTGACATTAAGCAATGATGGCGATGTCGTCGCTCCGATTCCTTCACTTCAGGCGTCCTACCAGTTCGGCGAATCGGGTACATCCGTCACGTCTTCAGATAACAGCGCACGGAACAGCTTCTTGGCGCCGAAGGAGACGACAACGTACTACTTCAACGCGACGCTGCCGACGGGCATCGACCCGAATGCGACGCAGTTAGTGCTGTGGCAGAAGAGCGCGAGTGCGGCGTCTGCTGGCACGGGTGGCAGCGGGACGGGCACGACGGGCGGTAACGCGACAGGCAGCACAGCGACGACAACGGGGCAAATGCCTGTGAGCGTGTTCGTGCTGAAGGGAGCGACAGAGGCGAAGAATGGCTTCACGACAGCCGTGAACTATGAAATGGGCAGCAAGCTCGTGTTCAATAACAGCCTTGTGAACCCGAATTTCGACGTTTCGCTCGTGGAGCTTCATGCGCATGAGAACGATGATCTCGGTTATAAAACGGCGATCGCCAAATACAAAATCACCAATAACGGCACAAGCACACTCGCACTGCCTGAGCTTGCGAACGAGCTGATTGATGCCAAAGGCAATGCCTACACGGGCACTCGCCAAACGGGCGCAGCGGCACAAATTACGCCAGGAAGCTCCTATGTTGTGAGTTACTCCTACTTGCTGCCGAATCAGGCAGCGGCTGAGGACGAATCCTTCGCGCTGAATATGTACGATGATAAAGCTGTTTCGGAAGGCAACGTATCGACAGGTACATTTAAAGTAGCTTTGCAGGAAGAAGAGACAGGAGATACACTCCACCTGTATCCATTCTCCCTCAAAGTCAATGATAGCTACATCAGCTGGAACTACAGCGGTGGCACATATTCGTATATCCTGCGTATGGACATGGACATTTCGCATGAGGACCAAGTCATTATCGACTCGAACTTCTCCAAAATCCAATACGAATTGGTCGACTCCTTGGGTCGCATCGTCGGCACACAAGATGCTGCTTTGACAGGCGCTGGCAAATTAACAAGCGGCAGCCAGAAGATCACCATATCCGGCCTGAAAAACGAACAAATGGACTCCGGTATGGTCGTCAACATGTACGAAGTCATCAATACGCCGAATGGCACCGCGAATCGGTTGTTGAAGCAATTTAAGTAAAAGAAAAAACAGTCTAACCCTTTGAACTGTCAGGGGTTAGGCTGCTGTTGTACTTGGCCTGGGAAATATATGTAAAGAAGAAGTGGTATGTCAAGATCCAAGGCACAGACCTGAATTAAGGTATGTGTCTTTTTTAATTCGAACTTCTCCAAAATCTAATACGAGCTGGTTGACCAATACCCGATTCTCCTCTGCTTGCTTGGGCTTGTCCCAAAGGGCAAATGACCATTTTTATTAAATGCGAGATGTTTGTCTACTAACTGTAAGACATTTGTCCAATCAACTTGTTTGATCTAAGCGTATGCATAAGTACATTCAGTCTAAGGAGGCTACATTATGGCATACGGCAGAATTTCTAATGGAAAGACTACTCGTAAAATTAACTCTAATCCAAAGAAAAAAAAGAAATGCAAGTGTAAGAAGAAATGTAAGTGTTGCAAACGTGGACCAAGAGGACCACAAGGGCCAGAGGGACCACAGGGGCCAGTAGGACCACAAGGAGATATGGGAGCAATTGGTCCGCAAGGGCCAAAGGGAGATAAAGGCCCACAAGGTAAAGAGGGAGAAAAGGGCCCAAAAGGGAACAAGGGAGATACCGGACCTAAAGGAGATAAAGGCGATAAAGGTGATAAAGGTGATAAAGGCGATAAAGGCGATAAAGGCGATACGGGACCGCAAGGGCCTCCAGGATCCAGTGAATGTGATTGCTGTGCAACCCCTATGCAAGCTGTTTTAGAAGAGCTAAAAACACTAAAAGCTACATCAGTTGATCTTGGAACCGTCGATCAAATATTCAATAACATTGACTTTTCAAGTGATGATGTGACAATAAGTGATTTCTTAATCACATTCCCAGCCCAAGGTGGCATTCAAATTATACCGATTTGCTCAATCGTTGGCGTTCAATCAAGTGCGATCACAGATGAGTTTCCACTGACGCCTGCTGATCCAAATTGTAAATGTTGTGAAGAAGCGCTTCGTGAACGACTTGCAACGCTTACCACTGTATCTGTTCATACGACAGATGGTGGGACATTCGGCATCGTGACAGGTACCATTATTGGGCTAGGTCAAGGAATTGTTATTTTAGACCCTCCAGGTGTTGGAACGAACCCTGCTGCAATCTCAATCTGTCAGATTACCGGCATGCAGGTACCCCGTCCCCTTTAAGAACTAGGAACTGTTAATGCGGCTTCTATCATGTAATCCTAAGGGCTGGACACCATGGATATTATTGGAAATATTTATTAATTTAACATATTCCACCTGAGATGATTTGTGCAGGGTAAGTTTCCCTATATTTTCAGCCTGGAACTGCGGATTTTTTGCTTTTTTGGAATAATATGAGAAATTTGGCCCTAAGGATACCATGGTTATTATTGAAAATATTTATTAATTTAACATATTCCACATGAGATGATTTGTGCAGGGTAAGTTTCCTATATTTATAGCCTCGAAGTGCGTATTTTTGTTTTTTTTGAAATAATATGGGAAGTTTAGAGGCGGTCAACCACCGCTAATTCGCTGGAAACTACTAAAAGCAGGAATTAAGAGTGGTTGACCACCGTTAAATGTACGGATGAGCGCTCAATGGGCGTCAAAACGTAACTTTAGAAGTGGTCAACCACTGCTATTTTGCTTGAAACTAGCTAAAAGCAGGATTTAAGGGTGGTTGACCACCCTTAAATGTACGGATGAGCGCTCAATGGGCGTCCAAACGGCGCGCTACTTCACATCATACCCCTTGGCGATGGACGGTTCGATCCATCGCTTTTCGGTATGCTCGCGGCGCAAAATGACGACGCGATCGGGGTACACGTCGACGATGAGGCTCTGACTCAGCGCCCGCGTCTCAGGCTCGTTCTTCGCGCTCCATACCTGACGGATGGAGGCGCTCGAAGCGGCGAGAAACTTCAACTGTTTCACCTGGTTGGTTGTTTCAATGTTCCAGTGGGTATGCCCACTGAACAAAATCACATTCGGGTGCGCGTCCAGCAGCGCGCGCAGTTCCTGGTGCTGGACGACGCCCAGCTCCAGATCCGAGCCATCCACCGTGCCTGGCAGCGGCTGGTGCAGGAACACAAACACGGGCTTGCCGGGCTCAGCCGCGGCCGCCGCAAGCCGCTCGCGCAGCCAGCTGAGCTGCGCGGCGGATAGATACGCATCCTCATTGATGGATGCGTCAACATCCCGGTACGCTTCCCCGCTAAGGAACAGGAAGCGGTACCCATCTACGACAAGCTCGTGATACGGCTTGTCGTAGCCCCACATGCGGTCGAATAACGCGACCGCACGCGCACTCGACCAAGATGGATTCAACTTCGTGTAATCCATCTTGTCCCCATCCGGCGTGTGCCACACGCCGTAGAAATCATGGTTGCCCATCGTCGCGTGGGCAGGGGCATGGGGCTGGCGGCTGAGCAGCGCCAGCAAGCTGCGATAATCGGCCTCACTGCCGTTCGTGAGGTCACCGTTCAGGACAAGCAGCTTGCTGTCCGGCCGCAGCTCATGGTGATCCATGAGCGCTTGCTTCAGCAGCAGCTGGGAGACCTTATCCGTTGAAGTGACATGTAGATCACTCAACACCGAGAACGAAAACAAAGGCGCAGCCGTTTGAGCCTCATCATTCATCTTTTGTCCTTGCCCAAGCTCTTGCCCATTCCCTCGACTCTGTACCTGTCCCCCCGCCAACAAAACCGTCCCCACCAATAACCCTATCGTAACGAACCGTATAAGCGTTCTCATCGTGTATCTTCCTTTCACATATAAGTGGTTGCGTGTTTCACATCATAATCCCGCTATTTGTCTAACGTTTTCCATGCAGTATTTGGTATTCCCCTGAAAAAAGGAAAATATTTTACAGCCCATTTCTTATTGGCCAGTTGACTTTGGTCTTATTTGGTTATATGGTTAATTACATGAGTAACTAACCAATGTGGTAACGAAAGCGGTGGTGAGAATTGTGGGATTTATGATGGACGATAGCCGCCCGATTTTTGTGCAAATCGCAGAGGGGATCGAAGATGACATTATCGAATCACGGATGCCAGAGGAATCGCAGGTACCTTCTACGAATCAATTTGCAGCTTTTTATCAAATTAATCCAGCAACGGCGGCAAAAGGTGTGAATCTGCTCGTGGACCAAGGGATTTTATACAAAAAGCGTGGAATTGGCATGTTTGTAGCGGGGGGAGCGCGAGCGAAGCTGATGGAGAAGCGAAAAGAGCTGTTTTATGAGCAATATGTCGTGACGATGATTCGAGAAGCTGAGAAGCTGGGGATCACGGTGGAGCAATTGACGGAAATGGTGCGGAGAGGGGAGAAGGGCTGATGACGGGGAACGTTGTAGAAGTGAAGGGCCTGACGAAGGCCTACGGCAAAGTGAAGGCTGTGGATGAGGTAAGCTTTACTGTGGAAGCGAACAAGATTTATGGCTTACTCGGCAGAAACGGCGCAGGCAAAACGACCATCATGCACATCATCTCCGCGCAACAATTCGCGACAAGCGGGGAGCTGAAGGTGTTTGGCGAGGAGCCTTTTGAGAATAGTCGTGTCTTGAATCAAATTTGCTTTATCAAAGAGAGTCAGAAATACCCTGACAGCTTCCGAATTATCGATGTGTTAGAGGTCGCCAAATCGTTATACGAGGGCTGGGACGATGACTTTGCCCATGCTCTAGTAGAGGACTTCCGTCTCCCGATCAAAAGAAAGCTCAAAAAGCTGTCCAGAGGCATGCTGTCCTCCGTTGGGATTGTGGTCGGGCTTGCGAGTCGCGCGCCTTTGACAATTTTTGATGAGCCGTATTTGGGGCTGGATGCCGTCGCTCGTGCACTGTTCTATGATCGGCTGTTGGAAGACTACGCGGAGCACCCGCGGACCGTTATTCTCTCCACGCATTTGATCGATGAAGTAAGCCGCCTATTGGAGCATGTCCTTGTGATCGACAACGGTAAGCTGCTTCTTAATGAAGATGCGGATGCTCTTCGCGGCCGTGCGTGCACGGTTTCGGGGTTGAAATCCGCTGTGGATGCGTTCGTACGGGGGAAAGAGGTGCTGGAGCGCTCAGCGATCGGTTCTGCAGCGACGGCAACTCTACTAGGAGACTTATCGACAGAGGATCGCTCCTATGCGCAGGAGCTTGGGCTCGAATTTGCCCCCGTATCGATTCAGCAGCTCATCGTGCATCTGACACGCTCACAAGCGGCGGGAAAGGGGTCTGATTTCGAATGAACCGAGTGAAACAAGTTGTGAAGCTTCATAGCCGAAGCGCAAAACTGTGGGTAGGCGTACCGTGGGCCATTCTAGCCCTCAATTTTCTAATCAGCTTTGTCATTGCGTTGTCACTAAGTGATGAGGAGTCGATTCATACGGGTTCGCTTTCCTCCATTTTTATTTATACCTTTGTTGCTGGCACGCTCACACTAAAAGAATCGTTCCCGTTCGCCATTGGGTTTAGTATTCGGAGGAGGGATTACTTCTTCGGCACGATTTTAACCGTGCTCTATGTCAATGCGGCTTCGGCGATCACACTCACCGTGCTGTCTGCCATTGAAGAAGCTACGAACGGCTGGAATGCCAATCTGCATCTGTTCAAAGTTGAATTTCTAAGCGATGTGTCATTCTTAGGCATGCTGGGCATCAATTTCAGTCTCCTCATTCATTGTTTCTTCTTAGGCTTCGTAATTTCTTCCTTGCACCGTCGTTGGGGCGGCTTGGCGATGTATCTCTTTTTCGGAGCTTCGTTAGTGCTGGGAACGATCCTTACGTATGTAATGACACATTTCAATTTATGGGTTGAATTCGGTCATTGGATTGCGCATTATTATTTAGACTTTTTCTGGTGGATGATTCCAGTCTCCGCGATTTATCTTTTTATCGCCTATGGCGTTTTACGAAGAGCAGCCGTATAAAAAGTTAAAAAGAGCCCTCAGAAGCTGTCTTCTGAAGGCTCTTTCGCATTTCTGATTAAGCTGTAAGTCCAGCCAGGTAATCGTCCAACTGTTTGAACGTTCCGCCAAACCCTTGCTCCATGGACCCTTTCATCGAAGCATAGAATTGCAGCTCTTCTTCGGTCGCGTTGATCGGGCCGCCGCGCAAAGTGATGATCGTTTGGCCATCTTCCTCGGTTAACGTTAACTCATTAATAATTTCGATGGGGAAAACTGGGCTGAAAGGCGCTCGAATCACGTTCCCCTCTGCATCAGCGAAGGAGCTCACGTAGACTAGTTTCACAGGTGCTTCTACCTCGCGGTAAGCGAATTTTCCAAACATCTCAAAGCCTTCAGGTGACTTCATGCCGTAATGAAAGCTTCCCCCTGGACGGACATCCAAAGATTTTACAGTCAGCTCCATACCTGTTGGACCCCACCATGCAGCGAGATGCTCAGGCTGTGTCCATACGCTATACACAAGCTCGCGCGGCGCATTAACGATACGTGTAATCTCTAATTGAACGTCTGATCCATTTTGTGTCATTTCAAATTTGTTCGTTGTCATTTCTATTGCCTCCATAAGTGTAAAATGTGGTCATGCTTCTGACTATTCGTCAGTCGGTTTCGAGTCTTTCGCTTGCAGCGCCTCCAAATAGGCTTCCATTCGGTCAAACTGTGTTTCCCATAGGCGTCGAAAGGGACCTAACCAGGAATCCATCGCTTGAAGCGACTGTGATTGCAGCTTATAGACTCTTCGATTCGCAATCGGATGCACCTCCACCAGACCTGCTTCGTGAAGCACCCGAAGGTGCTTGGAAACTTGCGGCTGACTGAGGCCAAGACGATCGACGATTTCCCCTACGGTCAAAGGACCGTTTCGCAAAAGCTCAACGATGTGTAAACGATGGGGTTCGGCAAGCGCGCTGAATATCGTGTTCATGCATTGAATATACCTCATAAGGAATATACCTGTCAAGGAATATATAGAGGATGAGGCTTATTTTTATCTCCTCTCTACTATTTTTTCATAGGGTGGGTATAGAATGCCTAGTTTTTGACGAATCTAGTTGCTATAACTCTATTAATTTTTGAGGAGGAGCTAGCAATGTTTCGTAAAATCGTGTTTGCCACCGTATCCCTTTCGCTGCTGTTGGGGCTGCTGATCCTGCAAAATAAAGCGTACTCTTACCCAACCAGTGAGGGTGACGAAGGCATGGGGCCAGTTTATAATGTCTCATCCAACGAAAGTTCTGATACACCAATAATAGTAAGTTCCGCTGAACAGGTGGCTGTGAGCCAACCGCCCGTGACCCAATACCAAGTCACCCGTGGCGATACCCTGTTCAAAATAGCCCGTAGTTTCGATATCTCCGTCGACGATCTCATTCATGCTAATGACATGTCCAATCCTAATCAGCTCACGATCGGTCAAACGTTAACCATCCCCGTTCTGACAACCACCGATGGTCAGCCCAAAATTATTAAAAAAGTGCTGAACACCACGCTCACCGCTTACACGGCAGGCTTTGAGTCTACAGGCAAACGGGCTTCGCATCCGACCTACGGGATCACGTACAGCGGTATTAAGGCGAGGGAAGGCCGCACGATCGCGGTCGATCCCAACGTCATCCCGCTTGGGTCCACCGTCTT
This window encodes:
- a CDS encoding 3D domain-containing protein, which encodes MFRKIVFATVSLSLLLGLLILQNKAYSYPTSEGDEGMGPVYNVSSNESSDTPIIVSSAEQVAVSQPPVTQYQVTRGDTLFKIARSFDISVDDLIHANDMSNPNQLTIGQTLTIPVLTTTDGQPKIIKKVLNTTLTAYTAGFESTGKRASHPTYGITYSGIKAREGRTIAVDPNVIPLGSTVFIEGIGLRKAEDIGSAIRGSRIDVFMNDLGQAQEFGVKKNVKVYLLDRENV
- a CDS encoding metallophosphoesterase family protein — translated: MRTLIRFVTIGLLVGTVLLAGGQVQSRGNGQELGQGQKMNDEAQTAAPLFSFSVLSDLHVTSTDKVSQLLLKQALMDHHELRPDSKLLVLNGDLTNGSEADYRSLLALLSRQPHAPAHATMGNHDFYGVWHTPDGDKMDYTKLNPSWSSARAVALFDRMWGYDKPYHELVVDGYRFLFLSGEAYRDVDASINEDAYLSAAQLSWLRERLAAAAAEPGKPVFVFLHQPLPGTVDGSDLELGVVQHQELRALLDAHPNVILFSGHTHWNIETTNQVKQLKFLAASSASIRQVWSAKNEPETRALSQSLIVDVYPDRVVILRREHTEKRWIEPSIAKGYDVK
- a CDS encoding ArsR/SmtB family transcription factor codes for the protein MNTIFSALAEPHRLHIVELLRNGPLTVGEIVDRLGLSQPQVSKHLRVLHEAGLVEVHPIANRRVYKLQSQSLQAMDSWLGPFRRLWETQFDRMEAYLEALQAKDSKPTDE
- a CDS encoding GntR family transcriptional regulator — protein: MGFMMDDSRPIFVQIAEGIEDDIIESRMPEESQVPSTNQFAAFYQINPATAAKGVNLLVDQGILYKKRGIGMFVAGGARAKLMEKRKELFYEQYVVTMIREAEKLGITVEQLTEMVRRGEKG
- a CDS encoding ABC transporter permease, producing the protein MRIWELFQMAISTVRSNPLRTILTMLGVIIGVSSVITLVSIGQGTSKAIEKQYEGLGTNLLTVNLLGNGRATQLNYDELMTLEGTGGISSIAPTMTQGSTSIKYDRTTESYNVIGTNDRYLDLQKGRIAKGRFLAQADLDFRNHVAVIGSEVATKFFGKDDPIDQEINVKGYMYTIIGVLQTKGSNTAGTSLDSSVFVPLPTMSRDFKLGNIRTAYVEASSGDMVSRAQIVMEAYLFQKFKSTTGYTILNSSELISARQTASSTLTNQLVAVAAISLLVGGIGIMNIMLVTVSERTREIGIRKSIGAKRRNILLQFLVEATLISGMGGLIGLLVGIALSLAWPYINPSQQTSLSLNIGLYAFLFSALVGVIFGIYPANKASKLKPIDALRFD
- a CDS encoding SRPBCC family protein translates to MTTNKFEMTQNGSDVQLEITRIVNAPRELVYSVWTQPEHLAAWWGPTGMELTVKSLDVRPGGSFHYGMKSPEGFEMFGKFAYREVEAPVKLVYVSSFADAEGNVIRAPFSPVFPIEIINELTLTEEDGQTIITLRGGPINATEEELQFYASMKGSMEQGFGGTFKQLDDYLAGLTA
- a CDS encoding ABC transporter ATP-binding protein encodes the protein MTGNVVEVKGLTKAYGKVKAVDEVSFTVEANKIYGLLGRNGAGKTTIMHIISAQQFATSGELKVFGEEPFENSRVLNQICFIKESQKYPDSFRIIDVLEVAKSLYEGWDDDFAHALVEDFRLPIKRKLKKLSRGMLSSVGIVVGLASRAPLTIFDEPYLGLDAVARALFYDRLLEDYAEHPRTVILSTHLIDEVSRLLEHVLVIDNGKLLLNEDADALRGRACTVSGLKSAVDAFVRGKEVLERSAIGSAATATLLGDLSTEDRSYAQELGLEFAPVSIQQLIVHLTRSQAAGKGSDFE
- a CDS encoding HlyD family efflux transporter periplasmic adaptor subunit, coding for MNLGRKKKWLIVALAAILCGAGTYYNVHNNAKPAVSAAEQTTMKVTKGAISASVSGTSQLDAKDKQNIVIPTEGIIKTMNLTQNQAVKKGDVLVELSVPSLETNLREAQVSLNQLQSDLAELQAEQGNMSVSAPMSGKISLNANFDVGSQVNKTTKIGTISDTTQFKVKLPFSLQEAVQLKKGAPVELSVEGYLLSKVGAVDTIGHEIQADANGNKVVLVDVLVDNDGTLSAGLKVKGSIGSGNTKVESSDQAALAYVRTASIFSEASGTVKTLKFKDGDTIKQGEQLLTLFNDDMQKNIVAKQSAIESQKIRVSDAQQKVDQLTIKAPFDGVFSADFANSKNNVLRNYPVGAQINANTTLGAVASLSTMQLAIAVDELDLTSVKVGQKVNVKVDAIARKTFTGQVTSVSNVGTTTNGVTTYDAVVAIPNTDQNDLKYAMTATAEILIQDKKDILVLPIQVVTTTRGKSTVTVKKADGTTEEREVQVGIRSKTQVEVVSGLTEGEEVVMPVRRATTTNQQQQGFPGGAFPGGAGGFQGGGGFQGGGTGGGFPGGGNAGGGGARQ
- a CDS encoding ABC transporter ATP-binding protein, which produces MNIIELNDITKSYTRGAEELQILRGITLHIEEGDFVAIIGPSGSGKSTLMNTIGLLDSPTTGTYTLDGVATEKMSDNGLAQLRNRKIGFIFQQFNLLPKLTAMENVELPMIYAGIPAKQRKEQAKRMLEKLGMGERGHHKPSELSGGQQQRVAIARALAISPSLILADEPTGALDSKTGIEVLELIKELNQQGNTIVLITHDHHIADNAKRVVALRDGEIISDIRNNAWSVAVPKLEEAHL